Proteins encoded together in one Prunus dulcis chromosome 3, ALMONDv2, whole genome shotgun sequence window:
- the LOC117620851 gene encoding threonine synthase 2, chloroplastic-like, translating to MASTSLFQSPHLFLKPQNPNPPTKPHFPTTTIKCSSSSPPPQPLVPKPPSPPPPSHHPHHNIRDEARRHNTTHNHHFSAHYVPFNADPSSAAAADSESYSLDEIVYRSNSGGLLDVQHDMAALKNYDGKYWRDLFDSRVGKTTWPYGSGVWSKKEWVLPEIDSDDIVSAFEGNSNLFWAERYGKQFLGMNDLWVKHCGISHTGSFKDLGMTVLVSQVNRLRKMNRPVVGVGCASTGDTSAALSAYCAAAGIPSIVFLPANRISLAQLVQPIANGAFVLSIDTDFDGCMQLIREVTSELPIYLANSLNSLRLEGQKTAAIEILQQFDWEVPDWVIVPGGNLGNIYAFYKGFHMCKELGLVDRIPRLVCAQAANANPLYLHYKSGWDQEFKPVKANTTFASAIQIGDPVSIDRAVYALKNSNGIVEEATEEELMDAMAQADSTGMFICPHTGVALTALIKLRNNGIIGVNDRTVVVSTAHGLKFTQSKIEYHSNDIKDLACRFANPPVQVRADFGSVMDVLKTYLLSKAPKN from the coding sequence ATGGCGTCTACCTCTCTCTTCCAATCTCCCCATCTCTTCctcaaaccccaaaaccccaacCCCCCAACCAAACCCCAtttccccaccaccaccatcaaatgctcctcctcctccccaccaccacaaccactcGTCCCAAAgcctccttctcctcctcctccctcccACCACCCCCACCACAACATTCGCGACGAAGCTCGCCGCCACAACACAACCCACAACCACCATTTCTCCGCCCACTACGTCCCCTTCAACGCCGACCCTTCCTCTGCTGCAGCCGCCGACTCCGAGTCCTACTCCCTCGATGAGATCGTCTACCGATCCAACTCCGGCGGCCTCCTCGACGTCCAGCACGACATGGCCGCCCTCAAGAACTACGACGGCAAGTACTGGCGCGACCTCTTCGACTCCCGCGTCGGCAAGACCACCTGGCCCTACGGCTCCGGCGTCTGGAGCAAGAAGGAGTGGGTCTTACCCGAGATCGACAGCGACGATATCGTCTCCGCCTTTGAAGGTAACTCCAATCTATTCTGGGCTGAGCGTTATGGCAAACAGTTTCTGGGCATGAACGATTTGTGGGTCAAGCACTGTGGGATTAGCCACACCGGCAGTTTTAAGGACTTGGGCATGACTGTTTTGGTCAGCCAGGTGAACCGGCTGAGGAAAATGAACCGCCCTGTGGTCGGCGTCGGCTGTGCCTCCACCGGAGACACATCTGCTGCCCTATCGGCCTATTGCGCCGCCGCTGGGATCCCCTCGATTGTGTTTTTGCCGGCCAATCGGATTTCGCTGGCTCAGCTGGTTCAGCCGATTGCCAATGGGGCGTTTGTGTTGAGCATTGATACTGATTTTGATGGGTGTATGCAGTTGATTCGGGAAGTCACGTCGGAGCTGCCGATTTATTTGGCCAACTCTTTGAACAGTTTGAGATTAGAGGGTCAGAAAACCGCCGCTATAGAGATTTTGCAGCAGTTTGATTGGGAAGTGCCTGACTGGGTTATAGTTCCTGGGGGCAATTTGGGAAATATATATGCCTTCTATAAAGGGTTTCATATGTGCAAAGAGTTGGGGCTAGTTGATAGGATCCCTAGGCTTGTTTGTGCCCAAGCTGCAAATGCAAACCCATTGTACTTGCATTACAAGTCAGGGTGGGATCAAGAGTTCAAGCCTGTGAAGGCCAACACTACTTTTGCATCCGCCATCCAAATTGGTGACCCCGTTTCGATTGATAGAGCCGTGTATGCACTGAAGAACTCGAATGGGATTGTGGAGGAAGCCACTGAGGAGGAGCTTATGGATGCCATGGCTCAAGCTGACTCTACTGGCATGTTCATATGTCCTCACACTGGTGTGGCATTGACTGCATTGATTAAACTTCGGAACAATGGGATCATAGGAGTTAACGACCGGACCGTGGTGGTGAGCACGGCTCATGGGTTGAAATTTACGCAGTCGAAGATCGAATATCATTCGAATGATATTAAGGATTTGGCTTGCCGGTTTGCTAACCCGCCGGTGCAAGTGAGGGCGGATTTCGGTtctgtgatggatgttctgaAGACGTATTTGTTGAGCAAGGCCCCGAAAAATTAG